A window from Corynebacterium urogenitale encodes these proteins:
- the purD gene encoding phosphoribosylamine--glycine ligase: protein MRILVIGNGAREHALAYSLSRDSQVTEVHVSPGNAGMSAIANVHPEGDPVDLAREVDADLIVIGPEIPLVAGVADDLREAGFAVFGPSAQAAQIEGSKKFAKDVMERAGVKTARAEQVAVGASTEEIDAALAHFGPMYVVKDDGLAGGKGVVVTDSLDAAREHIEAVHAGGNPVLLESFLDGPEVSLFCLVDGETVVPLLPAQDHKRVGDNDEGPNTGGMGAYTPLPWLPEDGVQRIVDEVVQPVASQMVADGVPFNGLLYAGLAWGSEGPSVVEFNCRFGDPETQAVLEMLESPLGQALYATATGTLSELQALEWKDGYALTVVLAAEGYPEAPKTGAPITGAEAGSEAQGVRAAGVKAAEDGAGLVSSGGRVLNVVATGATLEEARDKAYEQLRKIEMPGGHYRSDIALPAVEGRITV from the coding sequence ATGCGCATTCTTGTGATCGGAAATGGTGCCCGCGAGCACGCTTTGGCCTACTCTTTGTCCCGCGATTCTCAGGTAACTGAGGTGCACGTCAGTCCCGGCAATGCGGGGATGAGTGCCATCGCCAATGTGCATCCGGAGGGCGATCCGGTGGACTTGGCTCGTGAGGTTGACGCTGACCTCATCGTGATCGGCCCGGAGATTCCGCTGGTAGCGGGAGTGGCAGATGATCTCCGTGAGGCGGGCTTCGCGGTGTTTGGGCCTTCTGCCCAGGCTGCGCAGATCGAGGGCTCTAAGAAGTTCGCGAAGGACGTGATGGAGCGCGCTGGTGTGAAGACCGCCCGTGCGGAGCAGGTGGCGGTGGGTGCCTCCACTGAGGAGATCGATGCGGCGCTCGCTCACTTCGGTCCGATGTACGTGGTGAAGGACGATGGTCTGGCCGGTGGTAAGGGCGTGGTGGTCACCGATTCGCTCGACGCCGCCAGGGAGCACATTGAAGCGGTCCATGCAGGTGGCAACCCGGTGTTGTTGGAGAGCTTCCTCGATGGACCGGAGGTGAGCTTGTTCTGCCTGGTGGATGGCGAGACCGTGGTGCCGCTGTTGCCTGCCCAGGATCACAAGCGTGTCGGCGATAACGATGAGGGGCCGAATACTGGTGGCATGGGCGCGTACACCCCGCTGCCATGGCTGCCGGAGGATGGCGTGCAGCGCATTGTTGATGAGGTTGTGCAGCCGGTGGCTTCCCAGATGGTCGCCGATGGTGTGCCATTCAATGGCCTGCTCTACGCCGGTCTGGCATGGGGCTCGGAGGGGCCGTCCGTGGTGGAGTTCAACTGCCGCTTCGGTGACCCGGAGACCCAGGCCGTGCTGGAGATGCTGGAATCTCCGCTGGGTCAGGCGCTGTATGCGACAGCCACGGGTACGTTGAGTGAGCTTCAAGCGCTGGAGTGGAAGGATGGCTACGCCCTGACGGTCGTGCTCGCGGCGGAGGGCTACCCGGAGGCGCCGAAGACTGGCGCGCCGATTACGGGCGCAGAGGCTGGTTCCGAGGCCCAGGGTGTGCGTGCCGCGGGAGTGAAGGCAGCCGAGGATGGTGCTGGTTTGGTCAGCTCTGGAGGTCGCGTGCTCAACGTGGTTGCTACCGGCGCAACCCTCGAAGAAGCTCGTGATAAGGCTTATGAGCAGTTGCGGAAGATCGAGATGCCAGGCGGACACTACCGCTCCGACATTGCGCTGCCAGCCGTTGAGGGTCGCATTACGGTCTAG
- a CDS encoding phosphoribosylaminoimidazolesuccinocarboxamide synthase, with protein MRPELSEYEHLSAGKVREIYEIDEQHLLMVVTDRISAYDFVLETEIPDKGRVLTAMSDFFFEQIDFPNHLAGPLDDERIPESVLGRAMVVKKLEMLPFECVARGYLTGSGLKEYKESGTVCGIELPEGLTEASKLPEPIFTPATKAEIGDHDENVSFDRVVKDLGKERANQLREATLEIYSAAAKLAQERGVILADTKFEFGLDHEGKLVLADEVLTPDSSRYWPAESYEEGKVQPSFDKQYVRNWLTGPKSGWNAKDGTPPPALPGSVVEATRSRYVEAYEKISGKRFSEWIGCCV; from the coding sequence ATGCGTCCAGAACTGTCTGAGTACGAGCACCTTTCCGCAGGCAAGGTGCGCGAAATCTACGAAATTGACGAGCAGCATTTGCTCATGGTCGTCACAGACCGCATCAGCGCCTACGACTTTGTCTTGGAGACCGAGATTCCGGACAAGGGCCGGGTGCTCACCGCGATGAGTGACTTCTTCTTCGAGCAGATCGACTTCCCTAATCACTTGGCAGGTCCGCTCGATGATGAGCGTATTCCGGAGTCCGTTCTGGGGCGTGCGATGGTGGTGAAGAAGCTGGAGATGCTGCCGTTCGAGTGTGTCGCTCGTGGGTACCTCACGGGTTCTGGCCTCAAGGAGTACAAAGAGTCCGGCACTGTGTGCGGAATTGAGTTGCCGGAGGGCTTGACGGAGGCCTCCAAGCTGCCGGAGCCAATCTTTACCCCGGCGACTAAGGCGGAGATCGGCGACCACGATGAGAATGTGTCCTTCGACCGAGTGGTGAAGGATCTGGGCAAGGAGCGCGCCAATCAGTTGCGCGAGGCAACCCTGGAGATTTACTCCGCCGCCGCGAAGTTGGCGCAGGAGCGCGGTGTGATCCTCGCCGATACGAAGTTTGAGTTTGGGCTCGACCATGAGGGAAAGCTGGTGCTGGCCGACGAGGTTCTGACGCCGGATTCTTCCCGCTACTGGCCAGCGGAGTCTTATGAAGAGGGCAAGGTGCAGCCGTCCTTTGATAAGCAGTACGTTCGCAACTGGCTGACGGGTCCGAAATCTGGATGGAACGCTAAGGATGGCACTCCGCCGCCTGCGCTGCCGGGGTCGGTGGTGGAGGCCACCCGCTCTCGTTATGTGGAGGCCTATGAAAAGATCTCCGGCAAGCGCTTCTCCGAGTGGATTGGTTGCTGCGTCTAG
- a CDS encoding S9 family peptidase, with product MDSASSSPEATNSLGTDSARTLDAGAPSRIAGGAQETTASPTAATPTPPVAAKVPHVRSFHGIDFTDNYEWLRDKDNPEVRAHLETENAYTAARTGHLAGLQEAIFSEVKSRVKETDMTLPIRVGGYWYFGRTQEGKSYSQSCRIPLADASDWTPPKIDPETPHENEQVFLDSNVEAEGHDFFSLGAASVTLDGTRLAYSTDTTGDERFTLRFRDLTTGEDFEDVIENVAYGATWVGNDEVYYQRVDDAWRPHEVWKHTLGTPAEQDELIFHEDDGRFWTNVGTTRSERYLLIYSGSKVTTEVWYLDLEDESAQLTCALPREAGVEYGIDHAVVDGQDYWLVVHNKFGVNSEVGYCPVGQIPSLAELTCLVPHRENVRVEGVEVFSDHLLLELRENAVESLHMMPLATGEGFGEFEQITFSEDLASVVAAGNNEWESPVLRVAVASFTQPPRVFEIDLRTGERILRKQAEVLPAPDGTPFNPEDYAASRLWVTARDGAKIPVSLIHRADVSLDQVNPVLLYGYGSYEACMDPGFSVFRLSMMDRGVVYAIAHVRGGGEMGRTWYDDGKGMSKMNTFTDFVDVADYLIDERMTSPDRLVAEGGSAGGLLMGAVANLAGDRFAGIEAVVPFVDPLTSILMPELPLTVTEWDEWGDPYHDPEVYKYMATYAPYENISADKVYPPILAITSLNDTRVLYVEPAKWVAKLREIAGADVMLKTEMEAGHGGVSGRYEKWKQSAFETAWELERMGATDLLPR from the coding sequence ATGGATTCAGCATCATCGAGCCCAGAAGCGACGAACTCCCTCGGCACCGATTCGGCACGCACTCTGGATGCAGGCGCCCCTAGTAGAATCGCTGGTGGGGCGCAGGAAACTACCGCGTCGCCAACGGCGGCAACGCCAACTCCACCCGTCGCGGCGAAGGTTCCTCACGTCCGTTCTTTCCACGGGATCGATTTCACGGATAACTACGAGTGGCTACGCGATAAGGACAACCCGGAGGTCCGCGCCCATCTTGAGACAGAAAATGCGTACACGGCTGCCCGTACCGGGCACCTGGCCGGGTTGCAGGAGGCCATCTTCAGCGAGGTGAAATCCCGCGTGAAGGAAACGGACATGACCCTGCCTATCCGCGTGGGCGGCTATTGGTATTTCGGCCGCACGCAGGAGGGCAAGTCCTACTCGCAGTCCTGCCGGATCCCGCTGGCCGATGCCTCCGACTGGACCCCGCCGAAGATTGATCCTGAGACCCCGCACGAGAACGAACAGGTATTCCTCGATTCCAACGTTGAGGCGGAGGGCCACGATTTCTTCAGCCTTGGCGCGGCGAGCGTGACTCTCGACGGCACCCGACTGGCGTACTCCACGGACACCACCGGTGATGAGCGCTTCACGCTCCGCTTCCGCGACCTCACCACGGGTGAGGACTTCGAGGATGTGATCGAGAATGTGGCTTATGGCGCGACATGGGTGGGCAATGATGAGGTGTACTACCAGCGGGTCGATGACGCCTGGCGCCCCCACGAGGTCTGGAAGCACACGCTCGGCACCCCGGCGGAGCAGGACGAGTTAATCTTCCATGAGGACGACGGCCGTTTCTGGACGAATGTGGGAACAACCCGTTCGGAGCGCTACCTGTTGATTTACAGTGGCTCCAAGGTGACCACCGAGGTGTGGTACTTGGATCTGGAGGACGAATCCGCACAGCTGACGTGCGCTTTGCCGCGTGAAGCCGGCGTGGAATATGGCATCGACCATGCTGTCGTGGATGGCCAAGACTACTGGCTTGTTGTGCACAACAAGTTCGGCGTGAACTCCGAGGTTGGCTATTGTCCGGTCGGGCAGATCCCATCTCTGGCTGAGCTCACCTGTCTGGTCCCGCACCGCGAGAATGTCCGTGTTGAGGGGGTGGAGGTGTTCTCCGACCACCTGCTGCTGGAATTGCGTGAAAACGCCGTGGAATCCCTGCACATGATGCCGCTCGCGACTGGCGAGGGCTTCGGCGAGTTTGAGCAGATCACCTTCTCGGAGGATCTCGCGAGCGTCGTTGCTGCCGGTAACAACGAATGGGAATCTCCCGTCCTGCGCGTTGCCGTCGCTAGCTTCACACAGCCGCCACGCGTGTTCGAGATCGACCTGCGCACTGGAGAGCGGATCCTGCGCAAGCAAGCGGAGGTTCTGCCAGCCCCGGATGGCACTCCGTTTAATCCGGAGGATTACGCTGCGTCTCGCTTGTGGGTGACGGCCCGTGATGGTGCGAAGATTCCGGTCTCACTCATTCACCGCGCGGATGTTTCTCTCGATCAGGTCAACCCGGTGCTGCTGTACGGCTATGGATCCTATGAGGCCTGCATGGACCCCGGCTTTTCGGTATTTAGGTTGTCGATGATGGACCGTGGCGTCGTTTATGCGATTGCGCACGTACGCGGCGGCGGCGAGATGGGCAGGACCTGGTACGACGACGGCAAGGGAATGTCCAAGATGAACACGTTTACGGACTTCGTGGATGTGGCCGATTACCTCATCGACGAGCGGATGACCAGCCCCGATCGCCTGGTCGCCGAAGGTGGTTCCGCCGGTGGCCTGCTCATGGGTGCGGTAGCCAACCTTGCGGGTGATCGCTTCGCGGGGATCGAGGCCGTAGTGCCGTTCGTGGATCCGCTGACGTCCATCCTCATGCCGGAGCTGCCGTTGACTGTCACAGAGTGGGATGAGTGGGGTGACCCGTACCACGACCCGGAGGTGTACAAGTACATGGCGACGTACGCGCCGTACGAAAACATCTCTGCCGACAAGGTCTACCCGCCGATCCTGGCCATCACCAGCCTCAATGACACGCGTGTGCTGTACGTAGAACCAGCTAAGTGGGTGGCGAAGCTACGCGAGATCGCGGGTGCAGATGTGATGCTGAAGACGGAGATGGAAGCCGGCCACGGTGGTGTGTCCGGTCGCTATGAGAAGTGGAAGCAGTCCGCTTTTGAGACGGCCTGGGAGCTGGAGAGGATGGGCGCGACGGACCTGCTCCCGCGCTGA
- a CDS encoding esterase/lipase family protein, with translation MSEATEPADSAEPAESTAGTASFGNPSTSDATASADAVYAEDLTEDDYLHSELDGSFDEEELAQRLAFSDEVEADGDPEDSDDSTEEGSRSWLTRLSSGLGSGMASTGKFIWDIPGNLAMARSGNPQLRRDANTTPLGARQVSHGYADDLWQARPPIHRPYPVVLIHGTISSKNVWQNLVLRLRADDFVVFCPDYGVHGTQDIPTSANDVGAYIEQVLAATGAPQVDIVGHSQGGLLARYWINELDGEDYVHHLISLGSPHHGTSLLGLLGGLLTSETTQRMAASTVRKIMGPAGMQQVVGSPLLETLKASEDTRPDILYTSYATLNDTTIVPHDQAFLKGEGLRTDGSPRVKNLYLQDVGIQRCRHEELPTSSRVQEIVHQTLLDGLDTEVDDSADDAVDDSTRDNER, from the coding sequence ATGTCCGAGGCCACCGAACCCGCCGACTCCGCCGAACCTGCTGAGTCCACCGCCGGCACCGCCAGCTTCGGGAACCCCTCTACGTCCGACGCCACCGCGTCCGCCGACGCAGTGTACGCCGAAGATCTGACAGAGGACGACTACCTCCACAGTGAGCTCGACGGCTCCTTCGACGAAGAGGAACTCGCCCAACGCCTTGCTTTTAGCGATGAGGTTGAGGCAGACGGTGATCCTGAAGACAGTGATGACTCTACTGAAGAGGGTTCCCGCAGCTGGCTGACCCGCCTCAGCAGCGGCTTGGGCAGCGGCATGGCCAGCACGGGCAAATTCATTTGGGACATTCCCGGCAACCTGGCAATGGCGAGGTCCGGCAACCCTCAACTGCGTCGCGACGCAAACACCACGCCCCTCGGCGCCCGCCAAGTCTCCCACGGCTACGCCGACGACCTGTGGCAAGCACGCCCACCTATCCACCGGCCTTACCCGGTCGTCCTCATCCACGGCACGATCAGCTCGAAGAATGTCTGGCAAAACTTGGTGCTCCGCCTACGAGCCGATGACTTTGTGGTCTTCTGCCCCGACTACGGCGTGCACGGGACCCAGGACATTCCCACCTCTGCCAACGATGTAGGCGCATACATTGAGCAAGTGTTGGCGGCCACGGGAGCCCCGCAGGTGGATATCGTCGGCCACTCGCAGGGTGGCTTGCTGGCCCGCTATTGGATCAACGAGCTAGACGGTGAGGACTACGTCCACCACCTCATCAGCCTCGGCTCCCCCCACCACGGAACTTCCCTGTTGGGCCTCCTCGGTGGGCTACTTACCAGTGAGACCACGCAGCGGATGGCGGCCTCCACCGTCCGCAAAATCATGGGCCCCGCAGGGATGCAACAAGTGGTGGGTTCCCCACTATTGGAAACACTCAAAGCCAGCGAGGACACCCGGCCAGACATCCTCTACACCAGTTACGCCACCCTGAACGACACGACGATCGTCCCCCACGACCAAGCGTTCTTAAAGGGCGAAGGACTACGCACCGACGGCAGCCCTCGAGTGAAAAACCTCTACCTGCAGGATGTCGGCATCCAACGCTGCCGGCACGAAGAGCTCCCCACGAGCAGCCGTGTGCAGGAAATCGTCCACCAGACACTCCTCGACGGCCTGGACACCGAAGTCGATGACAGTGCAGATGACGCTGTAGACGACAGCACTAGAGACAACGAACGTTAA
- the purB gene encoding adenylosuccinate lyase, giving the protein MPAKKKISNVLANRYASPEMTAIWSPEDKIIMERQLWISVMKAQRSLGVDVPQEAIDAYESVIDQVNLDSIAERERVTRHDVKARIEEFNALAGHEHIHKGMTSRDLTENVEQLQIYRSLQLARDKAIAVLGRIGKRAGEYQSLVMAGRSHNVAAQATTLGKRFASAADELMLGLGRIEDLLGRYPLRGIKGPMGTAQDMLDLVDGNEDKLTSLERSIADNLGFNHVFDSVGQVYPRSLDFDAISALVEVGAAMSSLSMTIRLMAGNEIVTEGFKEGQVGSSAMPHKMNARSCERVGGMQILLRGYLTMAADLSGAQWNEGDVFCSVVRRVALPDAFFTFDGMCETFLTVLDEFGAFPAMIERELDRYLPFLATTRILMAAVRAGVGRETAHEVIKENAVAVALNMRENGGEQDLIQRLAADERLPMDEVALQEALSDRHAFIGAAESQVDRVLARVSDFTKRYPKAAAYSPGEIL; this is encoded by the coding sequence GTGCCAGCTAAGAAGAAGATTTCCAACGTTCTTGCCAACCGCTACGCCTCCCCGGAGATGACCGCCATATGGTCCCCGGAGGACAAGATCATCATGGAGCGCCAGCTGTGGATTTCCGTGATGAAGGCGCAGCGCTCCCTCGGCGTCGATGTTCCTCAAGAAGCTATCGATGCCTACGAGTCCGTCATCGACCAGGTGAACCTGGACTCCATTGCGGAGCGCGAGAGGGTCACCCGCCACGACGTGAAGGCCCGCATCGAGGAGTTCAACGCCCTCGCCGGCCACGAGCACATCCACAAGGGTATGACTTCCCGCGACCTGACCGAGAACGTGGAGCAGCTGCAGATCTACCGCTCCCTGCAGCTGGCGCGGGATAAGGCGATCGCGGTGCTCGGCCGTATCGGCAAGCGCGCCGGGGAGTATCAGTCCCTGGTGATGGCTGGCCGTTCGCACAATGTTGCCGCCCAGGCTACGACTTTGGGCAAGCGTTTCGCTTCGGCTGCCGATGAGCTGATGCTGGGTCTCGGCCGCATTGAGGATCTGCTGGGGCGCTATCCACTCCGCGGAATCAAGGGGCCGATGGGTACTGCCCAGGACATGTTGGATCTCGTTGACGGCAATGAGGACAAGCTCACCAGCTTGGAGCGGTCCATTGCGGACAACCTGGGGTTCAACCACGTCTTTGATTCCGTCGGCCAGGTTTACCCGCGTTCTCTTGATTTCGATGCCATCAGTGCCCTGGTTGAGGTGGGCGCGGCAATGTCTTCACTGTCGATGACCATTCGCCTCATGGCGGGTAATGAGATTGTCACTGAGGGCTTTAAGGAGGGCCAGGTGGGCTCTTCTGCGATGCCGCACAAGATGAATGCCCGGTCTTGCGAGCGTGTTGGTGGCATGCAGATCCTGTTGCGCGGCTACCTCACGATGGCCGCTGACCTATCCGGTGCCCAGTGGAACGAAGGGGATGTTTTCTGCTCGGTGGTTCGCCGTGTTGCGTTGCCGGATGCGTTCTTCACTTTTGACGGCATGTGCGAGACCTTCCTGACGGTCCTCGACGAGTTTGGCGCTTTCCCGGCGATGATTGAGCGCGAGCTTGACCGCTACCTGCCGTTCTTGGCTACGACACGCATTCTGATGGCTGCTGTCCGCGCTGGCGTCGGAAGGGAGACGGCGCACGAGGTGATCAAGGAGAACGCGGTCGCGGTGGCGCTGAACATGCGCGAAAACGGCGGGGAGCAGGACTTGATCCAGCGCCTGGCCGCGGATGAGCGTTTGCCGATGGATGAGGTGGCTCTCCAGGAGGCGTTGTCTGACCGTCACGCCTTTATCGGTGCTGCGGAATCCCAGGTGGATCGAGTGCTTGCGCGTGTTTCGGATTTCACGAAGCGCTACCCGAAGGCCGCGGCCTACTCTCCGGGTGAGATTCTTTAA
- a CDS encoding Fpg/Nei family DNA glycosylase — MPEGHVIHYLARQLNQAFAGQVLRVSSPQGRFKEEASVLTSTRLNRAEAWGKHLFLDFDVPDYSAGAAPGARSAQHIVHIHLGLIGTFKIEPYQPGPPVGQVRLHLHRIDAEGGEDMCMWGNALAANLRGPQWCRLITEHKKDEVIAAAGADPIRDDDEANAEKYEQVKAKVQRSGKSIGTLLMDQKLFAGVGNIYRAETLFRLGIDPARAGREVASDHLDEIWDDLVSLMKEGEKTCRIDTVREEHTPEAMGRAPRKDDHGGEVYVYRRAGQPCYVCGTAIEQKVVEGRNLFWCPGCQQ, encoded by the coding sequence ATGCCGGAAGGTCACGTCATCCACTATCTGGCGAGGCAACTCAACCAGGCCTTCGCTGGCCAGGTGCTACGAGTCAGCTCACCGCAGGGGCGCTTCAAGGAGGAAGCTTCCGTCCTTACGAGCACCCGGTTGAACAGAGCCGAGGCGTGGGGCAAGCACCTCTTCCTGGACTTCGATGTGCCGGATTATTCCGCGGGAGCTGCGCCGGGTGCCCGCTCCGCGCAACACATCGTGCACATTCATCTGGGGCTCATTGGTACCTTCAAGATCGAGCCCTACCAGCCTGGCCCGCCTGTCGGCCAGGTTCGCCTGCACCTGCACCGCATCGACGCCGAAGGTGGCGAGGACATGTGCATGTGGGGCAATGCGCTGGCTGCGAATCTGCGTGGCCCGCAGTGGTGCCGCCTCATCACAGAGCATAAAAAGGACGAGGTGATCGCGGCTGCTGGCGCGGACCCGATCCGCGATGACGATGAGGCCAATGCAGAGAAGTATGAACAGGTCAAGGCCAAGGTCCAGCGCTCGGGCAAGTCCATCGGCACACTACTGATGGACCAGAAGCTCTTCGCGGGCGTGGGGAATATCTACCGTGCTGAGACACTCTTTCGCCTTGGTATCGATCCCGCCCGGGCGGGGCGCGAGGTGGCGTCGGATCATTTAGACGAGATCTGGGATGACCTGGTTTCTCTCATGAAGGAGGGGGAGAAGACGTGCCGCATTGATACGGTGCGGGAGGAACATACGCCGGAGGCGATGGGGCGGGCGCCGCGGAAGGATGATCACGGCGGCGAGGTGTACGTCTACCGGCGCGCCGGGCAGCCGTGCTACGTGTGCGGGACAGCGATCGAGCAGAAGGTGGTCGAGGGGCGCAATCTGTTCTGGTGTCCTGGCTGCCAGCAGTAG
- a CDS encoding sensor histidine kinase produces the protein MSLVLVITVLAALGLTGFSAVITTNLQRILVEQVDNQLESATQTWAHQTGDSGLGQWQDPSAQGSVPGNSGVARPPSEFYVRVVDGRYSVESFNSVFDSLPDVTSVSQPSEPVTVPARAGSASPAPWRAASVQNTDGTVTVVALSLEDEEHTIARIVFFQVVVGIIVLTLLMAASMYIVRRALRPLNEVEVTASLISRGQLGQRVPPGNPRTEVGRLSEALNRMLQQIQGAFVTVAASERQARKSEASMRRFIGDASHELRTPLTSVRGYAELYASGATDDANMVVGKISEEAGRMSLLVEDLLALVRMDEGRPMRQDRVDMLELALETAESTRAAFPGRTVKVENRSGYIPVVIGDSARLHQVLGNLLTNSMRHAGEEAETTVSLKTDANLAPNSVVIEVADNGRGIPEKDLPHLFDRFYRPDVSRSRQSGGSGLGLSIVKGLVEKHGGSITVSSVVGEGTCFRILLPRAPEDRPAVTAADAPSFPSSSTTPPVSASGETSTHGKKSAEKTGKASTKSSGGQKTSSFLSKWNPMGGKESKGGKKSKDSRGDSP, from the coding sequence GTGTCCCTCGTTCTCGTGATCACGGTGCTCGCGGCTTTAGGCCTCACGGGCTTCAGCGCGGTGATTACCACTAATCTCCAGCGGATTCTCGTGGAGCAAGTGGACAATCAGCTTGAATCCGCGACTCAAACGTGGGCGCATCAGACCGGTGACTCTGGCCTCGGACAGTGGCAGGATCCATCTGCCCAAGGCTCCGTTCCAGGAAACTCTGGCGTCGCGCGCCCTCCCAGTGAGTTCTACGTGCGCGTGGTGGATGGCCGTTATTCGGTGGAATCTTTCAACTCGGTGTTCGATTCCCTGCCCGACGTCACGTCGGTTTCGCAACCCAGCGAGCCGGTGACGGTTCCGGCGCGTGCGGGTTCCGCTTCTCCAGCCCCGTGGCGCGCAGCGAGCGTGCAGAACACCGACGGCACAGTGACGGTTGTTGCCCTGTCCCTGGAGGACGAGGAGCACACGATCGCCAGGATTGTGTTTTTCCAGGTGGTCGTGGGGATCATCGTGCTCACGCTCCTCATGGCAGCATCGATGTACATCGTGCGCCGGGCCTTGCGTCCGCTGAACGAGGTGGAGGTGACTGCCTCACTGATTTCCCGTGGCCAGCTGGGTCAGCGTGTGCCGCCGGGGAATCCGCGTACGGAGGTTGGGCGCCTCTCGGAGGCACTGAACCGCATGTTGCAGCAGATTCAGGGTGCCTTCGTCACGGTTGCGGCGTCGGAACGCCAGGCGAGAAAGTCGGAGGCGTCGATGCGCCGCTTCATCGGCGATGCGAGCCATGAGTTGCGCACCCCGCTGACGTCCGTGCGAGGTTATGCTGAGCTCTACGCTTCGGGTGCGACGGATGATGCGAACATGGTCGTCGGCAAGATTTCTGAGGAAGCTGGCCGCATGAGCCTGCTGGTGGAGGATCTGCTCGCTCTGGTTCGTATGGATGAGGGGCGGCCGATGCGCCAGGATCGCGTGGACATGTTGGAACTGGCGTTGGAAACCGCCGAGTCGACCCGGGCGGCTTTCCCTGGACGGACCGTCAAGGTGGAGAATAGGTCGGGTTATATTCCGGTTGTCATCGGCGATTCCGCGCGTTTGCATCAGGTTTTGGGCAATTTGTTGACGAACTCCATGCGCCATGCCGGTGAGGAGGCGGAGACGACGGTTTCGCTGAAGACGGATGCGAATCTCGCGCCGAATAGTGTGGTGATAGAGGTTGCGGATAATGGCCGGGGTATTCCGGAGAAGGATTTGCCGCACCTGTTTGACCGTTTCTACCGACCGGATGTGTCGCGTTCGCGCCAGTCCGGTGGGTCGGGCTTGGGCCTGTCGATCGTGAAGGGGCTCGTCGAGAAGCATGGAGGCAGTATCACTGTGTCCTCTGTGGTGGGGGAGGGCACCTGTTTCCGCATTCTTTTGCCGCGTGCTCCGGAGGATCGTCCTGCTGTCACGGCTGCGGACGCGCCGTCTTTCCCTTCTTCTTCGACGACGCCACCAGTCTCAGCAAGCGGTGAAACCTCCACGCATGGGAAGAAGTCCGCAGAGAAGACGGGGAAGGCGTCCACGAAGTCGAGTGGAGGGCAGAAGACTTCGAGCTTCCTGTCGAAGTGGAACCCGATGGGTGGCAAGGAGTCGAAGGGCGGCAAGAAGAGCAAGGACAGTAGGGGCGACTCGCCTTAA
- a CDS encoding HIT family protein: protein MASVFTKIINGELPGRFVYRDEKVAAFLTIEPIAYGHTLIVPVEEVDRWTDMDPALWAECNAVAQKVGQAIVEAFGSERAGYLIAGFEVPHAHIHVFPANDMSGYSLANVMKMDETDPAQMDAAAEKIRAKLTEYGVNTGVDA from the coding sequence ATGGCTAGTGTATTCACCAAGATCATCAACGGCGAACTGCCCGGTCGCTTTGTCTACCGGGATGAGAAAGTCGCCGCATTCCTCACCATTGAGCCGATCGCATACGGCCACACGCTGATCGTCCCGGTCGAGGAAGTTGACCGCTGGACGGATATGGACCCAGCTCTCTGGGCAGAGTGCAACGCGGTGGCCCAGAAGGTCGGCCAGGCAATCGTTGAAGCCTTCGGCTCGGAGCGCGCGGGTTACCTCATCGCCGGCTTCGAAGTGCCGCACGCACACATCCATGTTTTCCCAGCCAACGATATGTCCGGCTACAGCTTGGCGAATGTCATGAAGATGGATGAGACCGATCCGGCGCAGATGGACGCCGCCGCGGAGAAGATCCGCGCGAAGCTCACCGAGTACGGCGTGAACACAGGCGTCGACGCTTAA
- a CDS encoding response regulator transcription factor yields MTMPNSQPVKVLVVDDEANISDLLKVSLKFQGFDVETADNGQDALALAETYKPDAFILDVMMPGMDGFTLLNKLRSAGHDAPVLFLTAKDGVEDRIHGLTIGADDYVTKPFSLEEVITRLRVILRRVAPEEQAESSVITYEDLSLDDDMHEVTKGGKVIDLSPTEFKLLRYFMVNAEVVLSKSKILDHVWNYDFGGDGNVVESYVSYLRRKIDTEEPRLIHTVRGVGYVLRKPRA; encoded by the coding sequence ATGACAATGCCAAATAGCCAACCGGTCAAGGTGCTCGTCGTCGACGACGAGGCCAATATCTCTGACCTCCTCAAAGTCAGCTTGAAGTTCCAAGGCTTTGACGTCGAAACGGCGGACAATGGTCAGGATGCGCTTGCCTTGGCGGAAACCTACAAGCCGGACGCATTCATCCTGGATGTGATGATGCCCGGCATGGATGGCTTCACCCTGCTCAATAAGCTGCGCTCCGCGGGCCACGACGCGCCTGTCCTGTTCCTTACAGCGAAAGACGGTGTGGAGGACCGTATTCACGGACTGACCATCGGCGCTGATGACTACGTCACCAAGCCCTTCTCCCTGGAGGAAGTCATCACCCGTCTGCGTGTGATCCTGCGCCGCGTAGCCCCGGAGGAGCAGGCAGAGTCCAGCGTCATCACGTACGAGGACCTTTCGCTCGACGACGACATGCACGAGGTCACCAAGGGCGGCAAGGTTATTGACCTGTCGCCGACCGAATTCAAGCTCCTGCGCTACTTCATGGTCAATGCGGAGGTTGTGCTCAGCAAGTCGAAGATCCTCGACCACGTGTGGAACTATGACTTCGGTGGCGATGGCAACGTGGTGGAAAGCTACGTCTCTTACCTGCGCCGGAAGATCGACACTGAAGAGCCTCGCCTCATCCACACCGTTCGTGGCGTGGGCTACGTGCTCCGCAAGCCGCGTGCCTAA